The Aquidulcibacter paucihalophilus genome has a window encoding:
- a CDS encoding nuclear transport factor 2 family protein translates to MPVTFKPFAYVAAAVLLLPFRAAAAEADLQTSDTAALERLVSDYALGFHTGNADLMLGTVHRDLSKRGVDRNFRGLGVQTMAWLEGESLRQMGRAYNQAGEFDETTQRRAVILDISGDVAVVELLAGDWYDVFTAVKIDGEWTILDCVWGLLPEWEPARVDAGEAAEVRAVLSTFAAAVQSGDDAALDRVLDPISQFRTLSRGAGHTVVHAQTRDQIYNADHDARDPGAQDQEIEVLNASGVTAVGKIVRGRITYWVQLLRFNGRWAVVNVHWRSTADGAA, encoded by the coding sequence ATGCCGGTAACCTTCAAGCCATTTGCCTACGTGGCGGCTGCCGTACTTCTCCTTCCATTCCGAGCCGCTGCTGCCGAGGCGGACCTGCAGACCAGCGACACCGCCGCCCTCGAGCGGCTGGTTTCGGACTATGCGCTTGGCTTCCATACCGGGAACGCTGACCTGATGTTGGGAACAGTCCATCGGGACCTGTCCAAGCGGGGCGTCGATCGCAATTTTCGCGGCCTCGGCGTGCAGACCATGGCCTGGCTGGAGGGCGAGAGCCTGCGCCAGATGGGGCGCGCCTATAACCAGGCCGGCGAATTCGACGAGACCACGCAGCGCCGGGCGGTTATCCTGGACATCTCGGGCGACGTCGCCGTCGTGGAGCTGTTGGCGGGCGACTGGTACGATGTCTTCACCGCGGTGAAGATCGACGGGGAATGGACCATCCTGGACTGCGTCTGGGGGCTCCTGCCCGAATGGGAGCCGGCTCGCGTCGACGCAGGAGAGGCTGCCGAGGTCAGGGCGGTTCTGTCGACGTTCGCCGCCGCTGTGCAGTCTGGTGATGATGCAGCGCTCGACCGGGTGCTGGATCCGATCAGCCAGTTCCGCACCCTTTCCCGCGGGGCTGGACACACGGTGGTCCATGCCCAGACCCGGGACCAGATCTATAACGCTGATCACGATGCCCGGGACCCCGGCGCACAAGATCAGGAAATCGAGGTGTTGAACGCCAGCGGCGTCACTGCAGTCGGCAAGATCGTTCGCGGACGGATCACCTACTGGGTTCAGCTCCTTCGCTTCAACGGCCGGTGGGCGGTCGTCAATGTTCACTGGCGCTCTACCGCCGATGGCGCCGCCTAA